Proteins encoded by one window of Serratia nevei:
- the aceF gene encoding pyruvate dehydrogenase complex dihydrolipoyllysine-residue acetyltransferase yields MSIEINVPDIGADEVEITEILVKVGDKVEAEQSLITVEGDKASMEVPSPQAGVVKEIKVAVGDKTETGKLIMIFEAAGAAEAAPAAKAEEKPAAAAAAPAAAAAKDVAVPDIGADEVEVTEILVKVGDKVEAEQSLITVEGDKASMEVPAPFAGTVKEIKIATGDKVKTGSLIMVFEVAGAASAAAPAAAQAPAAAAAPAAPAASAAPAASAAKDVAVPDIGGDEVEVTEVMVKVGDKVAAEQSLITVEGDKASMEVPAPFAGTVKEIKIATGDKVKTGSLIMVFEVEGATPAAAAAPAAKAEAAPAPAAAKAAAPAAKADDKGEFAENAAYVHATPVIRRLAREFGVNLAKVKGTGRKGRILREDVQTYVKDAVKRAEAAPAAAGGGLPGMLPWPKVDFSKFGEIEEVEMGRIQKISGANLSRNWVMIPHVTHFDKTDITDLEAFRKQQNEEAAKRKLDVKFTPVVFIMKAVAAALEQMPRFNSSLSEDGQKLTLKKYINIGVAVDTPNGLVVPVFKDVNKKSITELSRELMAISKKARDGKLTAGEMQGGCFTISSLGGIGTTHFAPIVNAPEVAILGVSKSAMEPVWNGKEFMPRLMMPMSLSFDHRVIDGADGARFITIINNMLSDIRRLVM; encoded by the coding sequence ATGTCTATCGAAATCAACGTACCGGACATCGGTGCAGATGAAGTCGAAATCACCGAGATTCTGGTGAAGGTCGGCGATAAAGTTGAAGCGGAACAATCGCTGATCACCGTGGAAGGCGACAAGGCTTCCATGGAAGTGCCCTCCCCGCAGGCGGGCGTGGTGAAAGAGATCAAAGTGGCGGTCGGCGATAAAACCGAAACCGGCAAACTGATCATGATCTTCGAAGCGGCAGGCGCAGCGGAAGCTGCACCGGCGGCGAAAGCGGAAGAAAAACCGGCGGCAGCAGCTGCTGCCCCGGCCGCCGCTGCGGCCAAAGACGTTGCCGTGCCGGACATCGGCGCTGACGAAGTCGAAGTGACCGAGATCCTGGTGAAAGTGGGCGACAAGGTGGAAGCCGAGCAGTCCCTGATCACCGTGGAAGGCGACAAGGCTTCCATGGAAGTCCCTGCGCCGTTCGCGGGCACCGTGAAAGAGATCAAGATCGCGACCGGCGACAAAGTGAAAACCGGTTCCCTGATCATGGTGTTCGAAGTGGCCGGCGCCGCTTCCGCTGCGGCCCCGGCTGCGGCGCAAGCCCCTGCCGCCGCTGCAGCCCCTGCGGCCCCTGCGGCCTCTGCGGCCCCTGCGGCCTCTGCGGCCAAAGACGTCGCCGTGCCGGATATCGGCGGTGACGAAGTCGAAGTGACCGAAGTGATGGTTAAGGTGGGCGACAAGGTTGCCGCCGAGCAGTCTCTGATCACCGTGGAAGGCGACAAGGCCTCCATGGAAGTGCCGGCACCGTTTGCGGGTACCGTGAAAGAGATCAAGATCGCGACCGGCGACAAAGTGAAAACCGGCTCCCTGATCATGGTGTTCGAAGTGGAAGGCGCTACGCCTGCCGCTGCCGCCGCTCCAGCCGCTAAAGCGGAAGCTGCGCCGGCTCCGGCCGCCGCTAAAGCCGCCGCTCCGGCTGCGAAAGCGGATGACAAAGGCGAGTTCGCCGAGAACGCGGCATACGTGCACGCGACTCCGGTCATTCGTCGTCTGGCGCGTGAATTCGGCGTTAACCTGGCGAAAGTGAAGGGCACCGGTCGTAAAGGCCGTATCCTGCGCGAAGACGTTCAGACTTACGTGAAAGACGCAGTGAAACGCGCTGAAGCGGCTCCGGCTGCTGCCGGCGGCGGTCTGCCAGGCATGCTGCCATGGCCGAAAGTGGACTTCAGCAAGTTCGGCGAGATCGAAGAAGTCGAAATGGGCCGCATCCAGAAGATCTCTGGCGCGAACCTGAGCCGCAACTGGGTGATGATCCCGCACGTGACTCACTTCGACAAAACCGACATCACCGATCTGGAAGCGTTCCGCAAACAGCAGAACGAAGAAGCGGCCAAGCGCAAGCTGGACGTGAAGTTCACGCCTGTCGTGTTCATCATGAAAGCCGTTGCTGCCGCTCTGGAGCAGATGCCGCGCTTCAACAGCTCGCTGTCCGAAGACGGTCAGAAGCTGACGCTGAAGAAATACATCAACATCGGCGTGGCGGTAGATACCCCGAACGGCCTGGTGGTTCCGGTGTTCAAGGACGTGAACAAGAAGAGCATCACCGAGCTGTCTCGCGAACTGATGGCCATCTCCAAGAAAGCGCGCGACGGCAAGCTGACCGCGGGCGAGATGCAGGGCGGCTGCTTCACCATCTCCAGCCTGGGCGGCATCGGGACGACCCACTTCGCGCCGATCGTCAACGCGCCGGAAGTGGCTATCCTGGGCGTCTCCAAGTCTGCGATGGAGCCGGTCTGGAACGGTAAAGAGTTCATGCCGCGCCTGATGATGCCGATGTCGCTGTCCTTCGACCACCGCGTTATCGACGGTGCCGATGGTGCGCGCTTCATCACCATCATCAACAACATGTTGTCCGACATTCGCCGTCTGGTGATGTAA
- the pdhR gene encoding pyruvate dehydrogenase complex transcriptional repressor PdhR, whose protein sequence is MAYSKIRQPKLSDVIEQQLEYLILEGTLRPGEKLPPERELAKQFDVSRPSLREAIQRLEAKGLLLRRQGGGTFVQTNLWQSFSDPLAELLADHPESQFDLLETRHALEGIAAYYAALRGTDEDLARIRDCHIVIQQAQDSGDLDAEADAVMQYQIAVTEAAHNVVLLHLLRCMGPMLEQNVRQNFELLYSRREMLAKVSSHRAGIFEAIVAREPEKAREASHRHLAFIEEILLDLSREHTRRERSLRRLQQRKD, encoded by the coding sequence ATGGCCTACAGCAAAATCCGCCAACCCAAGTTGTCAGATGTTATCGAGCAACAGCTCGAATACCTGATCCTCGAGGGGACACTGCGCCCAGGCGAAAAACTGCCTCCGGAGCGCGAGCTGGCGAAACAATTTGATGTCTCCCGTCCTTCTCTGAGAGAGGCCATTCAGCGCCTGGAAGCGAAAGGGCTGCTCCTGCGCCGTCAGGGCGGCGGCACCTTCGTGCAAACTAATCTGTGGCAGAGCTTCAGCGATCCGCTGGCCGAGCTGCTGGCCGACCATCCCGAATCACAGTTCGATCTGCTGGAAACCCGTCACGCGCTGGAAGGCATTGCCGCCTATTACGCGGCGCTGCGCGGCACCGATGAAGATCTGGCGCGCATCCGCGACTGCCATATCGTGATTCAACAGGCTCAAGACAGCGGCGATCTCGACGCCGAAGCCGATGCGGTCATGCAGTATCAAATCGCCGTGACCGAAGCTGCCCACAACGTTGTGTTACTTCACCTGCTACGCTGCATGGGGCCGATGCTGGAACAGAACGTGCGTCAGAACTTTGAATTGCTCTACTCGCGCCGTGAGATGTTGGCAAAAGTGAGCAGCCACCGCGCCGGAATTTTTGAGGCGATTGTGGCACGCGAGCCGGAAAAGGCCCGTGAAGCCTCGCATCGCCACTTGGCGTTTATCGAGGAAATCTTGCTGGATCTCAGCCGGGAGCATACTCGGCGCGAGAGATCGCTACGGCGTCTCCAGCAACGCAAGGATTAA
- the aceE gene encoding pyruvate dehydrogenase (acetyl-transferring), homodimeric type, protein MSERLNNDVDPIETRDWLQAIESVIREEGVERAQFLIDQVLGEARKGGVNVAAGAAAHNYVNTIAVEDEPAYPGNLDLERRIRSAIRWNAIMTVLRASKKDLELGGHMASFQSSATFYEVCFNHFFRARNEKDGGDLVYFQGHISPGVYARAFLEGRLTEEQMNNFRQEVHGNGLSSYPHPKLMPEFWQFPTVSMGLGPISAIYQAKFLKYLEHRGLKDTSEQTVYAFLGDGEMDEPESKGAITIATREKLDNLVFVINCNLQRLDGPVTGNGKIINELEGIFSGAGWQVLKVIWGGRWDELLRKDTSGKLVQLMNETLDGDYQTFKSKDGAYVREHFFGRYPETAALVKDMTDDEIWALNRGGHDPKKIFAALKKAQDTKGKPTVILAHTIKGYGMGETAEGKNIAHQVKKMNMEGVHHFRDRFNVPVADADIEKLPYITFEKDSEEYKYLHERRQALKGYVPTRLPEFTQKLEMPALEDFSSLLEEQNKEISTTIAFVRALNVMLKNKSIKDRLVPIIADEARTFGMEGLFRQIGIYSPNGQQYTPQDREQVAYYKEDEKGQILQEGINELGAASSWLAAATSYSTNDLPMIPFYIYYSMFGFQRIGDLCWAAGDQQARGFLIGGTSGRTTLNGEGLQHEDGHSHIQSLTIPNCISYDPAYAYEVAVIMHDGLVRMYGDNPENVYYYLTTLNENYHMPAMPQGAEEGIRKGIYKLETLEGSKGKVQLLGSGAILRHVREAAQILAKDYGVGSDTYSVTSFTELARDGQDCERWNMLHPTETPRVPYIAQVMSDAPAVASTDYMKLFAEQVRTYVPASDYRVLGTDGFGRSDSRENLRHHFEVDASYVVVAALGELAKRGEIEASVVADAIKKFDINPEKVNPRLA, encoded by the coding sequence ATGTCAGAACGTTTAAACAATGACGTGGATCCGATCGAAACCCGCGACTGGCTGCAGGCGATCGAATCGGTCATCCGTGAAGAGGGTGTTGAGCGAGCTCAGTTTCTGATTGATCAGGTATTGGGAGAAGCCCGCAAAGGCGGCGTTAACGTTGCGGCCGGTGCTGCAGCGCACAACTACGTCAACACCATCGCGGTAGAAGACGAACCGGCCTACCCAGGCAACCTGGATCTGGAACGCCGCATTCGCTCAGCGATCCGTTGGAACGCGATCATGACCGTTCTGCGCGCATCCAAAAAAGACCTGGAGCTGGGCGGCCACATGGCTTCCTTCCAGTCTTCCGCGACCTTCTATGAAGTCTGCTTTAACCACTTCTTCCGCGCACGCAACGAGAAAGACGGCGGCGACCTGGTGTACTTCCAGGGCCACATCTCTCCGGGCGTTTACGCGCGTGCCTTCCTTGAAGGCCGCCTGACCGAAGAACAAATGAACAACTTCCGTCAGGAAGTGCACGGCAATGGCCTGTCCTCTTACCCGCATCCTAAGCTGATGCCGGAATTCTGGCAGTTCCCGACCGTTTCCATGGGCCTGGGGCCAATCAGCGCCATCTATCAGGCGAAGTTCCTGAAATACCTGGAACACCGCGGCCTGAAAGACACCTCTGAGCAAACCGTTTACGCCTTCCTGGGCGACGGCGAGATGGATGAGCCGGAATCCAAAGGTGCCATCACCATCGCGACCCGCGAGAAGCTGGACAACCTGGTGTTCGTCATCAACTGCAACCTGCAGCGCCTGGACGGCCCGGTTACCGGCAACGGCAAGATCATCAACGAACTGGAAGGCATCTTCTCCGGCGCAGGCTGGCAGGTGCTGAAAGTGATCTGGGGCGGCCGTTGGGACGAACTGCTGCGTAAAGACACCAGCGGTAAACTGGTTCAGCTGATGAACGAGACCCTGGACGGCGACTACCAGACCTTCAAATCCAAAGACGGCGCTTACGTGCGCGAGCACTTCTTCGGCCGTTACCCAGAAACCGCGGCGCTGGTCAAAGACATGACCGACGACGAAATCTGGGCGCTGAACCGTGGTGGTCACGATCCGAAGAAAATCTTCGCTGCACTGAAAAAAGCGCAGGACACCAAAGGCAAACCGACCGTTATCCTGGCCCACACCATCAAAGGTTACGGCATGGGTGAAACCGCGGAAGGTAAAAACATCGCTCACCAGGTGAAGAAAATGAACATGGAAGGGGTTCACCACTTCCGCGATCGTTTCAACGTGCCGGTTGCCGATGCTGACATCGAAAAACTGCCGTACATCACCTTCGAGAAAGATTCCGAAGAGTACAAATACCTGCACGAACGTCGCCAGGCGCTGAAAGGCTACGTGCCGACGCGTCTGCCGGAGTTCACTCAGAAGCTGGAAATGCCGGCGCTGGAAGATTTCAGCTCGCTGCTGGAAGAGCAGAACAAAGAGATCTCCACCACTATCGCTTTCGTGCGTGCCCTGAACGTGATGCTGAAGAACAAGTCGATCAAAGATCGCCTGGTGCCAATCATCGCCGACGAAGCGCGTACCTTCGGTATGGAAGGTCTGTTCCGTCAGATCGGTATCTACAGCCCGAACGGCCAGCAGTACACTCCGCAGGACCGTGAGCAGGTGGCTTACTACAAAGAAGACGAGAAAGGCCAAATCCTGCAGGAAGGCATCAACGAACTGGGCGCAGCCTCTTCCTGGCTGGCCGCAGCGACTTCCTACAGCACCAACGATCTGCCGATGATTCCGTTCTACATCTACTACTCGATGTTCGGTTTCCAACGTATCGGCGACCTGTGCTGGGCAGCGGGCGACCAACAGGCGCGCGGCTTCCTGATCGGCGGCACCTCGGGCCGTACTACCCTGAACGGCGAAGGTCTGCAGCACGAAGATGGCCACAGCCACATTCAGTCTCTGACCATCCCTAACTGCATCTCTTACGATCCGGCTTACGCGTACGAAGTGGCGGTGATCATGCACGACGGTCTGGTGCGCATGTATGGTGACAACCCGGAAAACGTGTACTACTACCTGACCACGCTGAACGAAAACTACCACATGCCTGCGATGCCGCAGGGTGCGGAAGAAGGTATCCGCAAGGGTATCTACAAGCTGGAAACGCTGGAAGGCAGCAAAGGCAAGGTACAGCTGCTGGGCTCCGGCGCCATCCTGCGCCACGTGCGCGAAGCTGCGCAGATCCTGGCGAAGGACTACGGCGTGGGTTCCGACACCTACAGCGTGACCTCGTTCACCGAACTGGCGCGCGACGGCCAGGATTGCGAGCGCTGGAACATGCTGCACCCAACCGAAACGCCACGCGTGCCTTACATCGCTCAGGTGATGAGCGACGCGCCGGCGGTAGCTTCTACCGACTACATGAAACTGTTCGCCGAACAGGTTCGTACTTATGTGCCGGCCAGCGATTATCGCGTACTGGGCACCGACGGCTTCGGTCGTTCGGACAGCCGCGAAAACCTGCGTCACCACTTCGAAGTCGATGCATCCTACGTGGTGGTTGCTGCTCTGGGTGAACTGGCTAAACGCGGTGAGATCGAAGCTTCTGTGGTTGCCGATGCAATCAAGAAATTCGACATCAACCCGGAAAAAGTTAACCCGCGTCTCGCCTAA
- the lpdA gene encoding dihydrolipoyl dehydrogenase, with translation MSTEIKTQVVVLGAGPAGYSAAFRCADLGLETVLVERYSTLGGVCLNVGCIPSKALLHVAKVIEEAKALAEHGIVFGEPKTDIDKVRVWKEKVITQLTGGLAGMAKGRKVKVVNGLGKFTGANTLVVEGENGPTTINFDNAIIAAGSRPIQLPFIPHEDPRVWDSTDALELKTVPERLLVMGGGIIGLEMGTVYHALGSQIDVVEMFDQVIPAADKDVVKVFTKRISKQFNLMLETKVTAVEAKEDGIYVTMEGKKAPAEPQRYDAVLVAIGRVPNGKLLDAGKAGVEVDERGFINVDKQLRTNVPHIFAIGDIVGQPMLAHKGVHEGHVAAEVIAGMKHYFDPKVIPSIAYTEPEVAWVGLTEKEAKEKGISYETSTFPWAASGRAIASDCADGMTKLIFDKETHRIIGGAIVGTNGGELLGEIGLAIEMGCDAEDIALTIHAHPTLHESVGLAAEIYEGSITDLPNPKAKKK, from the coding sequence ATGAGTACTGAAATTAAAACTCAGGTCGTGGTACTTGGGGCGGGCCCGGCAGGTTACTCTGCAGCCTTTCGTTGCGCTGACTTAGGTCTTGAAACCGTTCTGGTTGAACGTTATTCCACTCTGGGCGGGGTTTGCCTGAACGTGGGATGTATCCCTTCCAAAGCACTGCTGCACGTTGCCAAAGTGATCGAAGAAGCCAAAGCGCTGGCCGAACACGGCATCGTTTTCGGCGAGCCGAAAACCGACATCGACAAAGTGCGCGTCTGGAAAGAAAAAGTCATCACTCAGCTGACCGGCGGTCTGGCTGGCATGGCGAAAGGCCGTAAAGTGAAAGTGGTCAACGGCCTGGGCAAGTTCACCGGCGCTAACACCCTGGTTGTGGAAGGCGAAAACGGCCCAACCACCATCAACTTCGACAACGCCATCATCGCTGCAGGTTCTCGTCCGATCCAACTGCCATTCATTCCTCATGAAGATCCACGCGTGTGGGATTCTACCGATGCGCTGGAACTGAAAACCGTCCCAGAGCGTCTGCTGGTTATGGGCGGCGGCATCATCGGCCTGGAAATGGGCACCGTATACCATGCGTTGGGTTCACAGATCGACGTCGTTGAAATGTTCGATCAGGTCATCCCGGCGGCAGATAAAGACGTGGTGAAAGTCTTCACCAAACGTATCAGCAAGCAGTTCAACCTGATGCTGGAAACCAAAGTGACCGCGGTAGAAGCCAAAGAAGACGGCATCTACGTCACGATGGAAGGTAAAAAAGCGCCGGCAGAACCACAGCGTTACGACGCGGTGCTGGTGGCGATCGGTCGCGTGCCGAACGGCAAACTGCTGGATGCCGGCAAAGCCGGTGTTGAAGTTGACGAGCGTGGCTTCATCAACGTCGACAAACAGCTGCGCACCAACGTGCCGCACATCTTCGCTATCGGCGACATCGTCGGTCAGCCGATGCTGGCGCACAAAGGCGTGCACGAAGGCCACGTTGCCGCGGAAGTTATCGCCGGCATGAAACACTACTTCGATCCGAAAGTGATCCCATCCATCGCTTACACCGAGCCGGAAGTGGCATGGGTGGGTCTGACCGAGAAAGAAGCGAAAGAGAAAGGCATCAGCTACGAAACCTCCACCTTCCCGTGGGCGGCTTCCGGCCGTGCGATCGCTTCCGACTGTGCAGACGGCATGACCAAACTGATCTTCGACAAAGAAACTCACCGCATCATCGGTGGCGCGATTGTCGGCACCAACGGCGGCGAACTGCTGGGTGAAATCGGTCTGGCTATCGAGATGGGCTGCGACGCGGAAGACATCGCGCTGACCATCCACGCTCACCCGACCCTGCACGAATCCGTGGGCCTGGCGGCGGAAATCTACGAAGGCAGCATCACCGACCTGCCTAACCCGAAAGCCAAGAAGAAGTAA